In one Hemitrygon akajei chromosome 3, sHemAka1.3, whole genome shotgun sequence genomic region, the following are encoded:
- the igsf10 gene encoding immunoglobulin superfamily member 10 encodes MKPVHGRCLPPASWHGRLLVILAAFAWCWRISLSCPKPCACYVPTEIHCTFRYLNAIPANIQPQVERINLGYNNLVKLTSGSFTGLRSLELLMLHSNKIEEIPDNTFKDLQSLQVLKMSYNRVKALNRETFHGLRNIVRLHMDHNKIEFINPEAFYGLTSLKLLQLEGNMLQELHRDTFVTFRFSQIFKASSIKHLYLSDNALTSIPSDLLSYISEIESIYLNGNKWFCDCKLKWLAELNEKQPGILKCKRDRNDPSGQICPLCVNPSIFKGKDILQLPSSAFVCTPPKIQSPLKIRKSVLEEEGDYAVVHAQDFVAPLGQMSLNMSDQSGNGCEIICNVQRPLRTPGVTLDPKEDHVLLNTSLSTFLVCYIDYEKIQRLWGILAMYADSPLKLERDRLLRKTPSMSYLYRQAPDVDMHIYTGVQAEIRADHAWLLQSEISLQMDRSRTTLNVLQISYQAGIQVTLQDLEAKPGKGSWVMIKRASSVRTEHFVVMGGTVELECQAFGEPKPINEWILPDGSKVRAPYSSEDSRISVTADGQFRLRLADLYDTGIYHCIGTNYQDADVVSFRVTILDPNVAEKDLNGPSLSKSTGESIHFPCKASGIPNASVRWVLPDHRVLDHATASGVIMLNGTLSLRKLRVRDSGFYRCVASNRYGVDVLALQMTVTGPSISPGKESSGSYDSLEEGRGSGESKEELLGPEDADWLTTESTPEPEPDHSGTPEARTHAPTTAPPVVKPRRRMGGFRTRWGANHRILKQPRRRVDPQRWAEYLAKARKSVLAKAVTQRWMTATPRGTTPATREESEASGDEAGTPEEEEFIIVSTLRPREAVITRVSPGLRAKVAHTDEAPAGAQSPMQVQHIELEEKVTISPEQKVLTDPGLHSMAIDSLYIGKPTQSVNAEEQLTFPNDLPGSHIVAAPTPTTLVTDAPEKVDHMVFNGGALTTQSSRAHTTTITTDFDRFLLKSTQMTTISPNLLLPTMVTQKVHILKESTTDTLASKPRRMGRRRKLSFRRWFGRPGARRHRGRPGQRRTSNSALTQSQHTSSVTEAPERPPLPLPVPTQTKAELAWFQQPGDLVDLPFEKNSQRASTQEVTPTYREDRWLQMTSPDSRTRTLASKITTQPPQSTPSARLTPTMLVSKRLTERPSQASFSSNALATVHPTSKRLVVVHGRFPWDQLFGANRQKVNLGSHGKVLQSAWSTIATHGAVALTKPTLWSVGTPVPTIDPIPLLPSTTPEPVTTTEPTTLPSIASTSDVVSPTLPTMVETVPVTTQTLPTTSTTAQPTPTTRRIFFRRRRPGRPFGRTRNRVNSSRPGMGRTRTMESRNSRPTQNRMTLPPTVTVTSKVSLPVAVEMTGNPVPSPTTSRSQYDSKLLAPASSKSPSQPTATIPGTFPSHTSTPQRFTTTVSIPATTTKAISLPGIRNRNPPMLMATTIPASISTAITPNPEPSIHPTTVIATSAHSLTTLQPTSRTNPRFQITLHKFERQRPPLRPKFRANGPRWEKSRSWLFGTGEAVTPLSLTEASVEYGAATPNPNAEHKNTIEDKDSREDLSSESDPSSPNFIPVDPALGKRPSKPSISNEMAVSLTVLADSEAFIPCEATGDPLPTIRWTKISTGATVTAATKRSNKFEVFPNGTLSIRKIKVQDRGQYLCTAENQHGSDQLLVTLSVLAHPSKILEPRVKNIMVHSGYPVEMKCRSQGRPSPTISWILSNRTMVRNSSPFNGRVSVLADGTLHIKAVTVYDQGNYRCVASNPAGIDTVTVRMQVVAEPPAILEENYQHLDAYVGENIRLPCTALGTPQPTIHWLVFDGTEIKPLQFISRNLFVFTNGTLYIKSLTLSDSGNYECVATSSSGSEKRTVRLLVQRKQELPKIMAASPSRNKLNYGDKLRLHCSATGYPKPQILWRLPSNIIVDQWHRRGGRVTVLLNGTLSIDSITEKDAGNYLCIARNKLGDDLMSVKIDVSMKPALIEHNQSIHKHVSYGGDLQVDCKASGAPKPEISWSLPDGTMINNVLQADDSGRRIRRYVVFGNGTLYYNKVGMAEEGDYTCYAQNTLGKDEMKVHVTVVPAPPQIKKSYKPLRKARFGEAAMFDCQAIGKPLPKILWMLPTNEIISFSKNRYQLHSNGSLLIRNVRLSDAGEYLCIARNPGGDDTELMHLSVVLTPPVINGFHGNRTVVKDIAVRHSRKQIHCKAEGFPLPQVTWVMPGNILLSAPYYGSRIVVHFNGTLEIRNVRASDEDQFTCLARNEAGEAALVVHLDVAQMLRRPMFKNPFNRKVIASTEFTAVLNCSADGYPPPEIIWILPNGTRFTSRHKAARFQVGSNGTFFIHSPTAADAGKYRCAARNEIGYIEKLIVFEVAQKPTIHTQPPGLIRSISGDALSLNCSASGSPVPTIAWTTPSGFVLNRPQINAKYILFENGTLTIREISTLDRGNYICKARNNAGVSSLVTPVLVMAYAPRITNGPPTSIHPRVGSPIQLNCMAIGIPKPEIVWELPNHMVLSTFGKVRPTGREYLHPQGTLVIHRVSITDSGTYKCTARSRLGIDSRVTFIQVV; translated from the exons GAATACTTAAGTGCAAACGAGACCGCAACGATCCTAGTGGTCAGATATGTCCCCTGTGTGTGAACCCAAGTATCTTCAAGGGCAAGGATATATTACAGCTGCCATCCTCAGCGTTTGTTTGCACACCCCCGAAGATCCAGTCTCCACTGAAGATCAGAAAGAGCGTCTTGGAAGAAGAGGGGGACTATGCCGTCGTTCATGCTCAGGACTTTGTGGCTCCACTGGGTCAAATGAGTTTGAACATGAGTGACCAGTCGGGGAACGGGTGTGAAATAATTTGCAACGTTCAAAGACCTTTAAGAACTCCAGGGGTGACCCTGGATCCAAAAGAAGACCACGTGCTACTAAACACATCCTTATCAACCTTCCTAGTTTGTTACATTGATTACGAGAAGATCCAACGTCTATGGGGCATCCTGGCAATGTATGCCGACTCACCACTGAAGCTCGAGAGGGACAGGCTGCTGAGGAAGACACCTTCCATGAGCTACCTTTACAGGCAAGCCCCAGACGTGGATATGCACATTTATACCGGTGTCCAGGCAGAGATCAGAGCTGATCACGCATGGCTATTGCAAAGCGAGATCTCTCTGCAGATGGATAGGAGCAGGACGACTCTCAACGTCTTGCAGATCAGTTATCAGGCGGGCATCCAGGTGACGTTGCAGGACTTGGAAGCTAAGCCGGGGAAAGGCAGCTGGGTGATGATCAAGAGAGCAAGCAGTGTGAGGACGGAACATTTTGTAGTGATGGGTGGGACCGTGGAGTTGGAGTGTCAGGCGTTTGGTGAGCCCAAGCCTATCAATGAATGGATACTTCCAGATGGCAGCAAAGTCCGAGCCCCCTACAGCAGTGAGGACAGCCGGATTTCAGTCACTGCAGATGGTCAGTTCAGATTGAGGCTTGCCGACCTCTATGACACCGGCATCTATCACTGCATAGGAACTAATTACCAAGATGCAGACGTGGTGAGCTTCAGGGTTACAATTCTGGACCCCAATGTTGCAGAGAAGGATCTAAATGGACCTTCCCTTTCTAAATCCACTGGTGAGTCGATACATTTCCCATGCAAAGCCTCTGGAATCCCAAATGCATCTGTACGATGGGTTCTTCCCGACCACAGAGTTTTAGATCACGCCACTGCGAGTGGGGTGATCATGCTGAATGGGACGCTAAGCTTAAGGAAGCTCAGGGTTAGGGACAGCGGCTTTTACAGGTGTGTGGCTTCAAACCGTTACGGGGTGGATGTCCTAGCACTGCAGATGACGGTAACTGGCCCCTCCATTTCCCCCGGGAAAGAGAGTTCTGGAAGTTATGACTCATTAGAGGAGGGCAGAGGGTCAGGGGAGAGTAAGGAAGAGCTCTTGGGGCCTGAAGATGCGGACTGGTTAACCACCGAGAGCACGCCAGAGCCCGAACCGGATCACTCTGGCACACCAGAGGCTAGAACACATGCACCAACCACCGCGCCACCAGTCGTCAAACCCAGGAGAAGGATGGGTGGCTTCAGAACTCGCTGGGGGGCGAACCACAGGATCCTGAAGCAGCCCAGAAGGAGGGTGGACCCCCAGCGCTGGGCGGAGTACCTGGCCAAGGCCAGGAAGAGCGTTCTGGCAAAGGCAGTCACGCAAAGATGGATGACCGCTACACCTCGGGGGACTACCCCGGCCACTCGAGAGGAGAGCGAAGCATCGGGAGATGAGGCGGGGACCCCAGAGGAGGAGGAGTTCATAATAGTCAGCACCCTCCGGCCGCGGGAGGCTGTAATCACTCGGGTATCTCCTGGATTAAGAGCAAAGGTTGCCCACACGGATGAAGCTCCAGCGGGTGCACAATCTCCAATGCAGGTTCAACATATCGAGCTGGAAGAAAAGGTTACAATATCCCCTGAGCAAAAGGTTCTTACGGACCCCGGTCTGCATTCCATGGCGATAGATTCACTCTACATAGGAAAACCCACTCAATCAGTCAATGCAGAAGAGCAGCTGACATTTCCAAATGATCTACCGGGCTCCCATATCGTGGCAGCACCAACACCAACTACATTGGTGACTGATGCACCAGAGAAAGTAGACCACATGGTCTTTAATGGCGGGGCTCTGACTACACAAAGTTCTCGTGCTCACACTACGACCATCACCACAGATTTCGATCGATTCCTTCTCAAGAGCACCCAGATGACCACCATCTCTCCAAACCTCCTGCTCCCCACAATGGTTACACAGAAGGTCCACATTCTAAAGGAATCCACCACTGACACCTTAGCTTCCAAACCAAGGAGGATGGGCAGAAGAAGGAAGTTGTCCTTTAGGAGGTGGTTCGGCCGACCAGGGGCAAGGAGACACAGAGGGAGACCTGGGCAGCGGAGAACCTCGAATTCTGCACTGACACAGTCACAACACACCTCCTCTGTCACTGAGGCCCCAGAGAGACCCCCGCTTCCATTGCCTGTTCCAACACAGACCAAGGCTGAATTAGCATGGTTTCAACAACCTGGAGATCTGGTGGATCTGCCTTTTGAGAAAAACTCCCAAAGAGCAAGTACTCAGGAAGTGACACCGACCTACAGGGAGGATCGTTGGCTCCAGATGACCAGTCCTGACAGCAGAACAAGAACCCTTGCTTCTAAAATCACAACACAACCCCCTCAGAGCACCCCAAGTGCTAGACTGACTCCAACCATGCTTGTCAGCAAGCGACTGACAGAAAGACCATCCCAAGCTAGCTTCTCTTCAAATGCCCTAGCCACTGTTCATCCTACTAGCAAACGTCTTGTGGTAGTCCATGGGAGATTTCCATGGGATCAGCTTTTTGGGGCAAACAGGCAAAAGGTCAATCTCGGAAGTCATGGTAAGGTCTTGCAAAGTGCCTGGAGTACAATTGCTACTCATGGGGCAGTCGCTCTTACAAAGCCCACTCTCTGGAGTGTGGGAACCCCTGTGCCAACAATAGACCCAATTCCACTTCTCCCCTCCACCACGCCTGAACCGGTTACTACCACCGAGCCAACCACGCTGCCCTCCATTGCTTCCACCAGTGATGTTGTAAGCCCCACCCTCCCAACCATGGTTGAAACTGTGCCAGTCACGACCCAGACTCTCCCTACCACATCGACCACCGCCCAGCCAACTCCAACTACAAGAAGAATTTTCTTCCGACGCAGGAGGCCGGGAAGACCCTTTGGCAGAACAAGGAACCGCGTGAACTCGTCACGGCCTGGAATGGGTCGGACCCGGACAATGGAGAGCAGGAATAGCCGACCGACACAAAACAGGATGACATTGCCTCCAACCGTCACTGTGACCAGTAAAGTGTCTCTCCCAGTTGCTGTTGAGATGACTGGGAATCCTGTGCCAAGTCCAACTACATCCAGGAGTCAGTACGATTCAAAGCTGTTGGCTCCAGCCAGCAGTAAGTCTCCCAGTCAGCCCACTGCAACCATCCCtggcacctttccatcacacacctccaccccccagaggttcacaaccacagtgagcatACCAGCCACCACCACAAAGGCAATTAGCCTGCCTGGGATCAGAAATAGGAACCCCCCTATGCTGATGGCAACCACCATCCCTGCCAGCATTTCCACAGCCATCACCCCAAATCCTGAACCAAGCATTCACCCCACAACTGTGATTGCAACCTCTGCTCACTCCCTCACCACCCTCCAACCAACTTCCAGGACTAACCCTAGATTCCAAATCACCCTGCACAAGTTTGAGAGGCAGCGGCCTCCCTTACGCCCCAAGTTCAGGGCGAACGGGCCACGCTGGGAAAAATCCCGCAGCTGGCTCTTTGGGACAGGTGAAGCGGTCACCCCGCTGAGTTTGACAGAAGCGTCCGTGGAGTACGGAGCGGCCACGCCTAACCCTAACGCAGAGCATAAAAACACCATAGAGGACAAGGACAGCAGGGAGGATCTGTCCAGCGAATCCGACCCTTCGTCACCCAACTTTATCCCCGTGGACCCGGCGCTTGGAAAGCGGCCCTCAAAACCAAGTATAAGCAATGAGATGGCAGTCAGTCTCACAGTGTTGGCTGATTCCGAGGCATTCATACCGTGTGAGGCAACTGGAGATCCGCTCCCCACCATCCGATGGACGAAAATCTCCACTG GGGCAACTGTCACAGCTGCCACCAAACGAAGCAATAAATTTGAGGTGTTTCCAAACGGTACTCTGTCCATTCGAAAGATCAAAGTTCAGGACCGCGGACAGTACCTCTGCACAGCGGAGAACCAGCATGGCTCTGATCAGCTCCTGGTTACTCTCTCTGTGCTGGCTCACCCATCCAAGATATTAGAGCCTCGGGTAAAGAACATCATGGTCCACTCGGGATACCCGGTGGAGATGAAGTGCAGATCTCAGGGACGCCCCTCTCCAACCATCTCCTGGATTCTGTCCAACAGGACCATGGTGAGAAACAGCAGCCCATTCAACGGGAGAGTCTCGGTGTTAGCGGACGGCACACTCCACATCAAAGCGGTGACCGTGTATGACCAAGGGAACTACAGGTGTGTGGCCAGCAATCCGGCCGGGATTGACACGGTCACGGTGCGGATGCAAGTGGTGGCTGAGCCACCCGCCATCCTGGAGGAGAACTACCAGCATCTGGATGCATACGTGGGGGAAAACATCAGACTGCCTTGCACTGCTTTGGGCACGCCTCAGCCCACCATCCACTGGCTGGTCTTTGATGGTACTGAAATCAAACCCTTGCAATTTATCAGCAGGAACCTTTTTGTCTTTACCAATGGCACACTTTATATCAAATCCTTGACCCTGTCTGACAGTGGGAATTATGAATGCGTGGCCACCAGCTCCAGTGGCTCGGAGAAGAGGACTGTTAGACTCCTGGTTCAGCGCAAGCAGGAGCTGCCTAAGATCATGGCAGCTTCACCcagcaggaacaagctgaacTACGGAGATAAACTGCGACTCCACTGCTCAGCCACGGGATACCCGAAACCCCAGATCCTCTGGAGGTTACCTTCCAACATAATAGTGGATCAGTGGCACAG GAGGGGAGGCCGCGTGACTGTGTTGCTCAATGGGACCTTATCAATCGACTCCATCACTGAGAAGGATGCAGGGAACTACCTCTGCATCGCCCGCAACAAGCTCGGGGACGACCTGATGTCGGTGAAGATTGACGTGTCCATGAAGCCGGCACTGATTGAACACAACCAGTCCATCCACAAGCATGTGTCCTATGGGGGAGATCTCCAAGTGGACTGCAAGGCTTCTGGGGCCCCCAAGCCCGAGATCTCCTGGAGTTTGCCGGATGGGACCATGATCAACAATGTCCTGCAGGCTGATGACAGCGGCAGGCGGATTCGTAGGTACGTCGTGTTTGGCAACGGGACCCTCTACTATAATAAAGTGGGGATGGCGGAAGAGGGGGATTACACGTGTTATGCACAAAATACTCTTGGCAAGGATGAGATGAAAGTTCACGTGACTGTAGTGCCTGCACCGCCCCAGATCAAGAAGTCCTATAAGCCCCTCCGCAAGGCAAGGTTTGGCGAAGCTGCAATGTTTGACTGCCAGGCAATAGGAAAACCACTGCCAAAGATATTATGGATGTTGCCAACGAACGAAATCATCTCGTTCTCCAAGAACAGGTACCAACTACATTCCAATGGCTCCCTGCTCATCAGAAACGTTCGGCTGTCCGACGCTGGGGAGTACTTGTGTATTGCCCGCAACCCTGGTGGTGACGATACTGAACTCATGCATCTCAGTGTGGTCCTAACCCCACCGGTCATCAACGGTTTCCACGGGAACAGGACAGTCGTCAAGGACATTGCGGTGAGGCACTCGAGGAAACAGATACACTGCAAGGCAGAGGGCTTCCCCCTGCCCCAGGTCACTTGGGTCATGCCGGGTAACATTCTGCTGAGTGCTCCTTACTACGGCAGCAGAATTGTCGTCCACTTCAATGGCACCTTGGAAATCCGCAACGTCCGGGCCTCAGACGAAGACCAGTTCACTTGCTTGGCCCGCAATGAAGCGGGCGAGGCCGCTTTGGTGGTCCACCTGGACGTCGCCCAGATGCTCAGGAGGCCCATGTTCAAGAATCCGTTTAACAGGAAGGTCATCGCCAGCACGGAGTTCACCGCCGTCCTCAACTGCTCAGCAGATGGCTACCCACCTCCGGAGATTATCTGGATCCTACCCAACGGGACGCGATTCACCAGTAGACACAAGGCTGCCCGCTTCCAGGTGGGGAGCAATGGCACCTTCTTTATTCACAGTCCCACTGCGGCAGACGCGGGCAAATACCGCTGTGCAGCCAGGAATGAGATCGGATACATAGAGAAACTCATTGTCTTTGAGGTTGCCCAGAaacccaccatccacactcagCCACCAGGATTAATACGAAGCATAAGCGGAGATGCCTTAAGTCTCAATTGTTCCGCAAGTGGGAGTCCAGTACCAACTATCGCATGGACCACACCAAGCGGTTTTGTCCTTAATAGGCCCCAGATCAATGCAAAGTATATCCTGTTTGAAAACGGGACTTTGACTATTAGGGAGATAAGCACACTTGACCGGGGTAATTATATCTGCAAAGCCCGTAATAATGCTGGTGTCTCCTCCTTGGTTACACCTGTCCTGGTCATGGCCTACGCACCTCGGATAACCAACGGTCCCCCCACATCCATCCATCCGAGGGTTGGATCACCCATTCAACTCAACTGCATGGCGATCGGAATTCCCAAGCCCGAAATAGTCTGGGAGTTACCTAATCACATGGTGCTTTCAACGTTCGGTAAGGTGCGCCCCACAGGGAGGGAGTACCTGCATCCACAAGGAACATTAGTGATCCATAGGGTATCCATTACCGATTCAGGGACTTACAAATGTACAGCCAGAAGCCGTCTTGGCATTGACTCTAGAGTAACGTTCATTCAGGTCGTCTGA